A window from Festucalex cinctus isolate MCC-2025b chromosome 4, RoL_Fcin_1.0, whole genome shotgun sequence encodes these proteins:
- the LOC144017280 gene encoding AP-1 complex subunit sigma-2, which produces MQFMLLFSRQGKLRLQKWYVPLSDKERKKISRDLVQTILARKPKMCSFLEWRDLKIVYKRYASLYFCCAVEDQDNELITLEIIHRYVELLDKYFGSVCELDIIFNFEKAYFILDEFLLGGEAQETSKKNVLKAIEQADLLQEEAEAPRSVLEEIGLT; this is translated from the exons ATGCAGTTCATGCTGCTGTTCAGCCGGCAAGGAAAGCTGCGCCTCCAGAAGTGGTACGTGCCTCTCTCTGACAAGGAGAGGAAGAAGATCTCCAGAGACCTGGTTCAGACCATCCTGGCGAGGAAGCCCAAAATGTGTAGCTTCTTGGAGTGGAGGGACTTGAAGATTGTTTACAAGAG ATATGCCAGCCTGTATTTCTGCTGTGCGGTGGAGGATCAGGACAACGAGTTGATCACCCTGGAGATCATCCATAGATATGTGGAGTTGCTGGACAAATATTTTGGCAGT GTGTGTGAGCTGGATATCATCTTCAACTTTGAGAAGGCCTACTTCATCCTTGATGAATTCCTGCTGGGCGGAGAAGCGCAAGAAACCTCCAAGAAGAACGTGCTGAAGGCCATCGAGCAGGCGGACCTGCTGCAGGAG GAGGCGGAGGCCCCACGGAGTGTTTTAGAAGAAATCGGGCTGACATAG